In the Anomalospiza imberbis isolate Cuckoo-Finch-1a 21T00152 chromosome 3, ASM3175350v1, whole genome shotgun sequence genome, TTCCCCCTCAAAAGGCCTGCCCTTGCCAGCCTCTTCCTTGCTGCTTTCTgtgatggaaaataaaaagtattccCTGGCCCGAACTGCAGAGACAATTCCTCCTCCTGTGGAAACGTGGTTGGGTGTCTCTGTTCTGCAAAGCCCCGTGCCAGCACCTCTCCTGCTGCGCTGGGGCGGTTTCAACCAGGGCTCTAGGAGGTTTTTCAGAGCTCTCCAGAGGAGAGGTTGGCCATGGAATTGGCTCAGGACTGAGACATTTGGGTATTGTCTGCTTCCCAATGTGAGGGCTGGCACGGGATAAAATGTGAGCACAACGCGTGGTGCTTCGTGTGCAGGGGAGCTTGGCGGGAGGATGACGTTCATCCCCTGAAACACAGCTTAAAAATAAGATTATGTGGCACATGAAGCTTGGCTTCAAACTGGCTGGGGTGTCCGTCATGCTCCAGCAAACCTTCTCTTCCTGCCCTGCAGGCTTACCAACGGGaggcagaggtgatgctgcagAAGAGGCTGGATGAGGTCAGCGACGAGCTCCGCAAGACCCAGAGCAGCTACAAGAGCCTGTTGGCGGATGCAGAAAAGACcaaagggcagcagcagagcattgcTGGTGAGGAACTGGGATCAGCACGGGGACAGCTGTAGGGCAGACTGGAGGCTCTCAAAAGAGCCTGGAGGAGCCattggggcagggcaggacaggtAGATCCAGGGATGAGTTAGGCTGCCTGGTGTGGTTGTGAGCGAGACACGGGCTGGTCCGTGGTTCTACCCCAGCGTGTCACTCCAAGCCTCTCTCCTGTGCTGgcctgcatccctgcctgcccttTCTGTGCCTCCTCATAGCATCCATGGCCAAGGCTTCTTTGGCCAAGATCCAGAGCAGGGTGGGGAGTCTCCAGGTTTGTTTGCACCTGCCCGACTGTGTTTATCACCCTTTCCTCCAACAGAGCTGCAGGCCAAGCTGCTGAGCTCCGAGGCAGAGGTTAAAAGTAAGCTGCTGGAGTTGGACAGTGTGAAAGGGAAACTGCAGGATGCCAGCTCAGAGAATACAAAGCTTCTGGAGAGGATCAAGTCCATCGAAGCTCTGCTGGAGGCAGGCCAGATGCGGGAGGCAAAAAAAGACAGAGACCTGCAGGTTGTGTGCTCGTTTAGTTGGGGCGGGAGGAGGGGAGTGAGTGACACTGCTTGCACAATCCCTGAGTTATCTTTGCTCTGGGATCCTGTCTGGGATGCCACAGAAAGGGCTGACCTGTATCACGTGCCTGGGGCAGGTAATCACAGTGCTTTCTCTCTTCCAGGCAGCCAATGAAGCAGAAATGAAGCAGCTGCAGTCAAGGTGGGTCCAGGTGCACATCTTGCAGTGGCACCTCCAGCTTGCTGTCCATGTGTCCCAGGCTTCCTCGAGCACTGAGCCTGTGGCTGAGGGcttcctgccttccagcaggcTTAGGGCTACCCAGCTGGGGAGTCAAGGTCAATCCTGGCCAACAGTGCTGTGTAAAATATTAATTGGCTCTGGTGTTGGCCCCATACAGCAGCCAGTCCATTCTGAAGGAGGACTGAATTGCAGGCAGGCACATGGAGTCTGGCCACTCCTGCAGAACAGGAGGCTCTGCTGGTGTTGCTGCTGGGTGTGCGATGTCTCTGGTCCAAGTCCCTGCTCGAGGCTGGGCCAACCAAAGGAAGTTTTTTTAAGATGTTTCCAGgtatctccagggatggagactcaCCACCACTCTGGGCCCCTATTCCAGTGTTAGATAACCtcttcccccaccccccagcacagaaaggtttcctgGCATTTAACTGGAGTTTCCCAAGTCATGAATCCTGCCTGTTGTTCCTTGTCCATGTGCTGGGCACCTCCAAGAAGGCCCAGGCTCTGCGTGGGGGCAAGATTTCTCAGATGCCCCCATTGCCAGCAAGCATCCAGCATCCCTCTAAAGGAAGGCATCTGTTGAGTTGTCCTGAGACCCCAAGAGATGTGTGTAGTTGTTCTCAAAGACCTGAACCTTGGTTTGCTCAAACTGAGGGTTGTagcagcacatttctctctcaggatttttcatagaggtgtacagagagaaagaaagagaaaacaatttcgatttctactccttgtttttctcatgtggacTGTGCTTAAAAAATAGTTTACCTTGAGTGATTACTTGATTAGATTCTGGTGAagattgtttgggcctgatggccaatcaaatccacctgtgtctaAACTCTCAAGAATGAAGTCACAAACTGTGagtagttagatatgatagagaaAATAAGTATGTAGTTTTaatatcttcctttatatagtacATTAATgtagtatagttataataaagaaatcattcagctttCTAAGCTAATGTtaaacatcatcatttcttcccattgagTTCATCTACATTTTACAGTAGAGGGTCCCTTCAGGGCAGATGGGGGATCTGAGGGTGTGGAGGGAacctgcagctctctgctgtctGGTTGGCCGCCCTGATTTAGGGTTACTCAAGGTAGTGGGATGATACTTTCACAATGCAGAGCTGCGGGCTCTCTCAGCCTGATGAGCCAGGGAtaggagcagccccagctgtgcaaGCCAGAATTCCTGGCCTTTGCATTGGGTTGCTTCTTcctctttttgtgtgtgtacagCCAGCCAGTTAAGTGGTTGCTTTTTATTGCTGGTAAGGGGGTAGAAGACCAGATCCCACTCCAGTATTGCCATGGCTGTGGTTTTCAGTCCTgctccctcttcctcctgctgtgtGTAGATCCCAGAGCAGACCAGGATAGGAAGGGCTGTGTCTCCATCTCGGGAGCTTGCTGCCCGTGAGGGAGGTGACTGCTCAGGCTCACTCCTGCATTCTGCCCTTCCAGACTCCAGGAGAAGACAAACCAGCTCTCAGCCTTGGAAAGGGAAGCCACACAGCTGCGGGAGGCAGTGGAGCAGCAGAAGGTGAAAAACAACGTAAGTGGGTGTCAGACAACTCATCTTGGTCACCTCCTGATGGCTGCAGGGTGTGGCCAGAGGCTCTTGcagccccacagagccctgCAGGTATTGCCTCATCTGCCAGAGAGCAGGAATACCCCTGGcaggctgtggagctgcagctggtgggcTGCCTGAGGTGACATGTCTGTCCTTGTTCTCTTGGAAGGTTTAGGACCTGGTAAGCCAGAGAGATCCTACCTTGGTAGGGCCAAGGCAATCTCTGAGAAGGCTCCTTCACACCTTCCTGCTCCTTTGCTCCTTATCCCTCTACTGCAAGGTGGTGACACTTGTGTGGAGGCCACCTTGCATCCCTGCACTTGGCCTGTGTCCCTTGCAGGCATCCTGAGCTTGCTTCTGGAGCTCCTGTCCCATCCAGGGCACTGCCAGAACAGTGGGGGGTGTGGAGCCCCTGAAAAGCCAGGGGAGAAAGGAATGCCTGTGGGCATGGGATGGAAGACTCCTGACCAAACCCCGTTCCCTAAGCAGAGGCTTTGAAAtcccctgcagtgccagcaagCAGCTTTGTGGCCCGTGGCATGGCAGGTGGCTTATTGCCCTGTCTGTGTGGTCTCCACAGGACCTTCGGGAAAAGAACTGGAAGGCAATGGAAGCACTGACCACGGTGGAGAAGGTGTGTGAGGAAAAACTGCTCGCTGCTACCAAGGCAAAGGTGAGCCTGGCGTTTCCCTGGTGTTGGAAGGGAAACATTCAGCTTCCCCAAGCCCCCAGGGGGGCCTGCCCTGGTTTGCCTGCCTGCTTAGGAACAGTGCTGGCCCAACTCTTCTGCAAGCTTCTCCAAATTTTTTCTTGAGAGCAGTGCATCCCTGGTACTGGTCATGGCTGGGGAACCAGGGACATGGTTGGACTGGAAGTGACGCTTTTGTGGTTCCCAGCACTAGCAGTTTTCTGTGTTGGCTGGTTTCCCCAGCCCTGTAGGCACAGAAAAGCAGGACCAGTGTTGTCAGCCTGGCCAGCAGGTGCCCAAGACCCCCATCCATTGCAGTTTGTCCCTCTCTCAGGaggagctggcccagcagctgGACGCGCTCCAGACGCGAACCAAGCAGACGCTGCTCTCCGCCCTCCCGGGAGTCACCGTGTCCTCACAGCAGGTGGGACAGCCTTCCTCAGACCTCCCCAGAGCCTCTCCACCTGGGAAGGAGAGAGGTCTAAGCATCCTCCtcctttcttgttctcttttttgGGAACTCAGGATTATGACACGTGGCTACAGGAGTTTAAGGAGAAGACCGTGGGTGTGCTAAAGCAGCAGATGATCACAGCAGAGCCACCCGTAAGTGATGGCTGGAAAGTGGAGGGGTGAGGGTGTGCTGGAGGGTCACATGTGTCTTCTTTTcatctctctctccttcctttccctctccttttagGATTCAGCTCTTAAATTAAAAGAGGCGGAGGAAGCGCAAAGCACTTTACAGGCAGAGTGTGAGCAGTACAGAACGATCCTCGCAGAGACTGTAAGTTCCTGCCCTTTGCACTGTGTTGGCTTCCCACTGGAAACCCCTCTGGAGAGGTCTCCTGTCAGCGCAGGCTGCCCACGAGCTCAGGGTGGGCATCCCTTGGTGCGCTGGGGGAGCTGCTGTGTGGTAGAGTATTTTCAGTGAGACAGAGGAACAGGATGAAGGAGAATTTCTAGAGCTCTTCTTCAGCCTAATTGTGTTGGAAACCATGCTGGTGGTGATGGGATGAGACGCAGCAGGGTCTCTGATGCCTGGGGTGGTTGAGCCAGAATAGGGATGAGGCCCCACCTGATTCTAATTCTGTCACCTGTTGTTTGGCCCAAATCCTTGGAGAGGCTTTGAGTGTGCCAAGGCTTCCAGCCCTTGCCCTGCTCAGCCTGGTGGGGGCTGAGGgaggctggggctcagctgagGCTTTGCCCACAGGAAGGGATGCTGCGAAACCTGCAGAAGAgcgtggaggaggaggagcaggtgTGGAAGGCAAAGCTCACAGCCTCTGAAGAGGAGCTCCAAAAGGTGCGTGTTGCTGACCCAGCTGGGTTTGGTGCACCTGGAGCTGGACTTCCAGGAGAAGGGGATCTCTTGGCTATAAATTGGTGGGTGTCCCTCAGCATTCCTGCCATTCCTGTGAACACCGAGACACAGgaacttccttttcttcccaaatCTACCCCTCCTGTCACCAAGCCAGCTGACAAAAAGCCCACCTCATGTAGAATCTTCCCTCCTGAATGCAGAGCTGAGATTGAGCTGTTTTCCGTGGTCTGGCTGCTCCCCATCCATCACGTGGGGTTTTGGAGTTAACTGGGACTGCGGGGAGGTGGGGGAAGCTGTTGTACAAGAGACGTTTGATTTCTCAGCCCACTGCTGGCTCACTGCTGAGGGCTGGTGTGGGATTGCACAGGGTGACGTGGCCACTGGTGGTGTTCGTGATGGGAAGAACATCTGGTGCCTAGGGCAGTTCCCAGAGCAATCCTGCCTCTTAGTGGAGAGGGGGTGAATTCCTCCTTTCCAAAACCTTCAGCATCTGTAGAGTCCTCTTCAAAAACCAGCCTGGGTTTAAGTGCTTTTTCTGGCAGCTTGGCCTCTCTTTATAATGAAGTCCTTGCTACCTCATTGGAAAACTGCTGCTTCCAGACCAAAAAGTGCTTTCAGCAGGAAGCTTGTGCTGGATCTGGTGCTGGTTTCTCGGGTGTTGAAACCTGACTGCAGCCACCTGAAAGGCTGCAGGCAACAGCTGTTGCCTTGCTCTCCACCATTTATGGCCTGTGCGTGTTAGACGTGTCCTCCCTGGGAAGGAGAGCTCCATCCTACCCTTGGATGGGTACAGGATGAAGCGGGAAAGGTGGGAGTCAAACAGCAGCCAGTTTTTGATTGAGCCAGAGGTGCTCAGTGTCCTTCTCTGATCCTTTCTGCTTCAGTCACACCTGCAGCTGAAATCCCTGGAAGGTGTGGTGGAGAAGTTGAAAGCAGATCTGCAGAGCACGGATCAGGTGAGGTTTCTGGGGAGGGGATGTCTCTGCACGGGTGCCAGAGAGGTGCACGCTGCGCTGGGGTTGAGTCAGGCCCCATCTCCTAACTTGCCTTGGGGAGGGCAGACTTTAGCCGTAGGATGTTTGGCATATGTTGGACCTCAAGCAACCAACCGCCTCCTGCTTTCCTCTCTTTTAATGCAGCTAAAGGAATACACCTCTCTTCTGGAAGCACAACTGGAAAATCACTTGGAGACAGCCAGCTCCGAGCGCCAGAACTACACAAAAGAAGTTGAAGCTGTGAGTGTGGAGGCTGCTGCCTTCTTCAGCTTTTTCTAACCCTGACTCCATGTTTTGAGGATTTGAGGAGTATGCTGGGCATCTGGGAAATGCCCCAGGGATCTGCAgctttgcaaagaaagaggaaaacagatgGAGATGGTTGCTGCAGTCTGGGTTGCAGACTCCTAAAGCTAAGAGTCATGGGCAAGGTGATGGGTCATGGAGATCTCTATGGAGGTGCTGTCTGCTGCTCCTAGGTGGTCTGTGTGGTTTCTGTGGCTCAGGTGAGACAGACCTGTCCCATGGCTGTATTTGCTTGAGCAGGCAGGTCAGCATGTGATGACACCATGACCTCTTTGGGAAGATGCTGCATCATAAAAAAACTTCCTTGGGCCAAAGAGTTCCTAAACCAAGTGCATTAAAGGAGTcgagttttttttcctttcttttcctccttggcagctgaggcagctctTGTCAGagtcccaggagcagctggaggcagcaAAGACTGAAACACAGAAGCAGAGCAAGGAGCTGGCCCTGGTAAGGAGGGACCCTGGGAGATGCTCTGCTGGGTCCTTGGGGCTGACTTGCAAAGCAGCTGTGGGGCCAGCACCCTTCCtgtgggctgggggagggcaggaaggcaCAGCCGTTGCATGGGCtggcctggtgctgctggggaccTCACGGTCAGAGCCGATTGCTGGCACCCAGGAGGAGATTTTTATTTGCCTGTCTTTCCTCCCAtggtggggtgggaagggagggagagcagcaagGCTTGCTCAAGCTGGTGTgtagcaaaaaaacccagctgcCCCACCACTGGGCACTTGTCACAATACCACCCTGGGGCAGGGGTTTGGGTGTccgtccctccatccctccatccctccatccctccatccctccatccctccatccctccatctcTGAGCAGATGAGGTAGAATCATTTGCTCTGCACCCCTGGGAGCTGTTgagcctgcagctcccaggtCAGATACCACTCTGCGGCTCTGGCAGGAACTGAGGTGGTTTTCCAAACGTTCCAGCTCGTGTGCAAGCCAAAGAGCTGGCAGGCTTTGTCTGTAGGCCCCTGTGGCTCGTGTGAAGGTATGGCACAGGGATGTGTCACTGAGCCAGGCTTGCTGCTCATCCCTCAGGTCAGGCAGCAGCTGCGGGAGGCGAAGAGCCACGTACAGGAGGGAGAAGTAGTGGGGTTATAAGCTGAGCCAAGTGAGCCTGCAGCCCTCGaggtgagggtggggaggccacTCCTGGGAAGGCTCTGACCCTTAACCACGTCCCACGTCCTGTGTCACCATCTCTCACCGCATGGAGAACTGCActcagctctgctcagggctgtcccagctctgttGTGTTCCATCCTGTGCTGgggggcagccagcccagcaccccCCCATTAACCATGTGTCCTGTGCCCATAGGGAACGCAGCAGTTGGCTTTCATCAGGCTGTTCCCCTTGGGAGCCCTCTGGCAAGCTTTGGGTGATGCAGGCAGGACATGCTGAGAGCCCTTGGGCAGCACTGCCATGTGACAGTGACCTGTGGGTTCAGAGTCTCCTCAGGGGAAGGGGACAAcaccctggcagagctgtgccaggatcCCTTCCCAGGCAGGGAGGATTAGGATTGCAGAGGCTCCATaaatcctgctgcagctgggctgaggGCATTAGCAGCAGCTGTTCCCTTCCAGGCTGACACCTCTCACCAGAGGCAGTgctctctctttctccttcaATCCTGTTAACTGTGGAGCCTTCTCCCAGTCATGGGGGCCTGCCAGGCACTTCTTTCTCTATGGCTTGCCTCTcatcccacatcccagctgctgctgcctgaggaGCAAAAAAGAATTGGGCAGTGCTAAGGCAGCCCCAGGCTTGGCATCAGCAATCTccctgcagagtggggatgctTGTACCTATTGCCCTTTGGAGCTGCGGGGAAAgcttctggttttatttcttccgtccagcccagctctcctgaTGATGTCCCTGCTAGCTCATTTCTTgaatctttttaaaatttcatttctggGTGTTTTCCCCTCTTCTCAACACAGTTGAAAACCCAGCTGGAGCAGAACGAAACGCTGGCGGAGAAGGAGCAAATGCTGCGGCAAAAGCTGGCAcgggagctggaggaggtgggTGTGGGCGAGGAGGACACCAGGGTTTGCAAAGCCTTCCTGGATTCTTGGCTGCTAATGGAGCCCAGGAATTAATTAATCTGAAGGCTTTTCCCCATCACTGTCCACACCTTAGACATCACTGTGAGGCGTTCCCTCCCACATCTGAAGGACTTCTTACAGCAGCTGTGCTAAAGCCATGTGGCATCACTGCCTCCCCAAAttcagctctcccagtccccccctGTCTTGTGCCAGCTTTTTCCTTGGAGGGTGACGGGCTTGAGCTGGGTTTCCTGCTGCTCCAAGTGAGCAGTGCCATCTCCCTGGTGGAAGCAACGCCCTGTGTGCCTGCAGCACCCAACTCTTCAGCAGGACACACCCGGCGGGCACTCGGGGCTGGTTGGAGCAGCAGGCGTGGGAGGTGCTGGCACTGTTGGCTCCTGTGCTCACCGAGTGTGTCCCTTTCCAGGCCCAGAGCTTAGCACGCAGCTTgcaagcagagctggaaaagctgAGACTGGCTGAACATGCAGCAGCTTCAGACAAGGAGGAGGCCCAGCAGCTCAAGGTGAGTTGGCTGTGCCATGACAGCAAAAGGCAGGACCACAAGCAGGATTTATCATTTCTGAGGACTGAGGAGCGAGGCCCATCCCATGGTTACCCTGCAGGAGAGGGCTCAGAGCTCAGCGTGGCTGAAGGACAGCAGGGCCACAGCCACTGCATCCTTGCAGACTGAGATCAGTGGGATGCCCTGAGCAAACACTCACAGGCTGGGCTTTTCACACACTGGGAAACCATCCAGTCCTAGCCCACGGCATCTCCAGGGATCCAGAGAGCTTTGGGGCGTGCCTGTTCTCCCTGTTGAGGTGGGGACTGGTGTTCCCCTGGCCTGTGCTGAGACAGCTTGGTGCAGACCCGAGGTGGCCTGAGGTGTTTTGTAGGGGGGAAGCTCACCAGGTGGCAAAGGGAGGCTGAGGCAGGTGCCTTCTTTTGACTGCCATGTAGGAAagacttgaaaaagaaaaaaaattaacaaaggaCCTGGGCCAGGCAGCAACCAAACTACAGGAGCTACTGAAGGTTTCCCAGGACCAACTGGccaaagagagagaaatggtGAAGAAGTTGAAAGAACAGCTTCAGGAAATGGTACTGGTGGTGGCCATGTCCCTCCCCTTGATGCTGGTGGAGGCCCTGGGGCAGTGTGCAGCAGGCAGGGTTTAATAGTGGAGGCAAGGTGGTCCTTGCTGCCAGAAACCATTTGGGTGGCTTTTGGGAAACGCTGAGACCACACGAGATGGTGGTCAAGGtcctccctgccccacaggCAGGACCTGGCCCATCTGTGAAATGCTTTGGGCCTTGAGCTGCCATGAGAATAAGGGTGAGGCCCAGCTGAGTAACCCACTTCTTTTTTCGTTCTCCAGGGGAAAGAGGACAGTTCAAAGGAAGGGACTTCAGTGTGATGAGTCTTCACCCTGGACCTTACAGTCAACTTACCAAAATGCCTTACACATTCCTAAAAGTAAAAATTTATGCTAAATTTACTGTAGATAAAAGATACAAGCCATTAGTGACCCAAAACCTAGTTTTGAAACTTACGAGAAAGCataccaaaaaaatccaaaaaaccaACCAGTAAACACTGCAGTTTGTAAGAAAATCTTCACACTGTTTTGTACAACTCTTCGTttcctggggagctgctgtggccacGCCAGGCACGCGCTGGGGCTTCACCCTCCTGTTCCAGCAGAACCCACCAGTGTGTGAAAAGGGAAGATTGTGCTTGTACATCAACCAGTGCAATTAtagttatatatttttttccttatttttttcttttattttctttttttttcttttttttttttttgagtgaaaGGAGTGTGAAAGTAAGACCCACCATGGAAGGGTGCCCTCTTGGATGGGTGGCTCTTGGCACGTGTATTTCTGGCTGTCGATGCAATTAAAATGATGTAGTGAAGAGAGCTTgtctttgctttatttttcttggagGTTAGTTTGTGTTTAAGTTTGCAAACCAGGTAGGGCTTTGGGGTCACTGCCTCACAGAAGGCATCCCCTGGCTTTTA is a window encoding:
- the RRBP1 gene encoding ribosome-binding protein 1 isoform X2 translates to MDVYDPQTLGVMVFGGFMVISAIGIFLVSTFSMKETSYEEALAKQRKELEKTQQQKLEKKKKEKPVEKKGKAKKKEEKPNGKIPEQQLTQEVTDPPKEVVPEPAVVPEPVAVETPIAAVAVVPQEKEKPVPSPKEKRKKEKKVAKVEPAPSPVLAPPPASIPKSSPVREVAPKEVPVVAVPPVGTQQSAPVISSVTVKKTEALPAQEDQKHDGPAKKRAASKKKSEPAPTDSDGALYLPYKTLVSTVSSMVFSEGEAQQLIEILTEKAGIIQDTWHTATQKGDPVAVLKRQLEEKEKQLSAEQEDAAAARNKLRELSKELAAERAKAVAVEGKLKEQLLAREREIVAVQARMQASYQDHVSETQQLQGKIRTLQEQLENGPNTQLARLQQENSILRDALNQATSQMESKQNAELAKLRQECSKLMKELSEKSEVLQQEEQQRKSWEIKATASEKRIEQLQAYQREAEVMLQKRLDEVSDELRKTQSSYKSLLADAEKTKGQQQSIAELQAKLLSSEAEVKSKLLELDSVKGKLQDASSENTKLLERIKSIEALLEAGQMREAKKDRDLQAANEAEMKQLQSRLQEKTNQLSALEREATQLREAVEQQKVKNNDLREKNWKAMEALTTVEKVCEEKLLAATKAKEELAQQLDALQTRTKQTLLSALPGVTVSSQQDYDTWLQEFKEKTVGVLKQQMITAEPPDSALKLKEAEEAQSTLQAECEQYRTILAETEGMLRNLQKSVEEEEQVWKAKLTASEEELQKSHLQLKSLEGVVEKLKADLQSTDQLKEYTSLLEAQLENHLETASSERQNYTKEVEALRQLLSESQEQLEAAKTETQKQSKELALLKTQLEQNETLAEKEQMLRQKLARELEEAQSLARSLQAELEKLRLAEHAAASDKEEAQQLKGKEDSSKEGTSV
- the RRBP1 gene encoding ribosome-binding protein 1 isoform X1, which produces MDVYDPQTLGVMVFGGFMVISAIGIFLVSTFSMKETSYEEALAKQRKELEKTQQQKLEKKKKEKPVEKKGKAKKKEEKPNGKIPEQQLTQEVTDPPKEVVPEPAVVPEPVAVETPIAAVAVVPQEKEKPVPSPKEKRKKEKKVAKVEPAPSPVLAPPPASIPKSSPVREVAPKEVPVVAVPPVGTQQSAPVISSVTVKKTEALPAQEDQKHDGPAKKRAASKKKSEPAPTDSDGALYLPYKTLVSTVSSMVFSEGEAQQLIEILTEKAGIIQDTWHTATQKGDPVAVLKRQLEEKEKQLSAEQEDAAAARNKLRELSKELAAERAKAVAVEGKLKEQLLAREREIVAVQARMQASYQDHVSETQQLQGKIRTLQEQLENGPNTQLARLQQENSILRDALNQATSQMESKQNAELAKLRQECSKLMKELSEKSEVLQQEEQQRKSWEIKATASEKRIEQLQAYQREAEVMLQKRLDEVSDELRKTQSSYKSLLADAEKTKGQQQSIAELQAKLLSSEAEVKSKLLELDSVKGKLQDASSENTKLLERIKSIEALLEAGQMREAKKDRDLQAANEAEMKQLQSRLQEKTNQLSALEREATQLREAVEQQKVKNNDLREKNWKAMEALTTVEKVCEEKLLAATKAKEELAQQLDALQTRTKQTLLSALPGVTVSSQQDYDTWLQEFKEKTVGVLKQQMITAEPPDSALKLKEAEEAQSTLQAECEQYRTILAETEGMLRNLQKSVEEEEQVWKAKLTASEEELQKSHLQLKSLEGVVEKLKADLQSTDQLKEYTSLLEAQLENHLETASSERQNYTKEVEALRQLLSESQEQLEAAKTETQKQSKELALLKTQLEQNETLAEKEQMLRQKLARELEEAQSLARSLQAELEKLRLAEHAAASDKEEAQQLKERLEKEKKLTKDLGQAATKLQELLKVSQDQLAKEREMVKKLKEQLQEMGKEDSSKEGTSV